Proteins encoded by one window of Rutidosis leptorrhynchoides isolate AG116_Rl617_1_P2 chromosome 7, CSIRO_AGI_Rlap_v1, whole genome shotgun sequence:
- the LOC139859046 gene encoding uncharacterized protein: MDDSMDDSWTIRTSETDQKAIDQLYDVYPDLFTIVLHHGGYFRMGSEVVYTEGKTDYIDCFDIEKFCLGQLDSVMQELGYDPTRSVVYRFLKPNTNMDTGLNLLNDNEHRDYLLSCLEDGDVIYRQIDVYAEHEDIKGKRLWSEQINNDNLVVGGVHSDGSLVEGDNSEGSDSEDSDYIVDDENEILDVHVEMKDFNFNIDKNVEFMGNGCNSFEDDEVNIEGTELEVLNNDGFESYDSQSDEEGVRKKRIRNHKKEVEGSVQVGKTFFYLGQKFESKSEVREAVRMHAIETRRKLVIVKNDKRGIRVKCEGLCINSKGGEIVSQSDLSKKTKCDVGPSNLRVKGGVVGKSKDKVTSQIKKAGESCSGKTNKWAKRELHIVCEWVLLVSKEKDSEEWEVRTYRHQHECQPARILKFCTYQFLSNRLVPQIQKNPKIPIKAVRSYLETETELIISEHKAYRAVRKATKMIQGDYKSQYAELRDYVCELKRGNVDTTVKFEVEPGTLKSETRVFKRIYICLGPLKKGFKAIGRDLLGLDGAFMKQPATGCILSAVGVDSNNGIYPVAYAIVEQECGSSWTWFLECLGQDLDLSTNSNFTFISDRQKGLIQAVTNVFPCAEHRHCLRHIHGNMKGDFRGVAYKNHLWRCASVTTVPEFEQAMQQLKEFDNEAFVWLAKIPAHQWARSHFTGRAVSDVLLSNMCECFNRWLVDARDKPILQL, encoded by the exons ATGGATGATTCAATGGATGATTCATGGACTATTCGTACATCAGAAACTGATCAAAAGGCTATCGACCAATTATACG ATGTATACCCTGATTTGTTCACGATTGTGTTACATCATGGTGGATATTTTAGAATGGGTAGTGAAGTTGTGTACACAGAAGGTAAAACTGATTACATTGATTGTTTTGACATTGAAAAGTTTTGTTTAGGACAACTGGATTCAGTCATGCAAGAATTAGGTTATGATCCCACCAGGTCTGTGGTATATCGTTTTCTTAAACCCAATACAAACATGGATACTGGGTTAAATCTTTTAAATGATAATGAACATAGGGACTATTTGCTTAGTTGTCTAGAAGATGGTGATGTGATTTATAGGCAAATTGATGTGTATGCTGAACATGAGGATATTAAAGGGAAGAGGTTATGGTCAGaacaaattaataatgataacttaGTAGTTGGTGGTGTTCACAGTGATGGGAGCTTAGTAGAGGGTGATAACAGTGAAGGTAGTGACTCTGAGGATAGTGATTACATTGTTGATGATGAAAATGAGATTTTGGATGTTCATGTAGAGATGAAAGATTTTAATTTTAACATTGATAAGAATGTAGAGTTTATGGGAAATGGCTGTAACTCATTTGAAGATGATGAGGTCAATATTGAGGGTACAGAATTGGAAGTGTTGAACAATGATGGTTTTGAAAGCTATGATTCTCAAAGTGATGAAGAAGGGGTAAGGAAGAAGAGAATTCGTAATCATAAAAAGGAGGTTGAAGGTAGTGTTCAAGTGGGAAAAACTTTCTTCTATCTTGGACAAAAGTTTGAAAGTAAATCAGAGGTTAGGGAAGCTGTGAGAATGCATGCTATTGAAACTAGGAGAAAGCTAGTTATTGTTAAGAATGACAAAAGAGGAATTAGGGTTAAATGTGAAGGGTTGTGTATAAATTCAAAAGGTGGTGAGATAGTTAGTCAAAGTGATTTGTCAAAGAAGACAAAATGTGATGTGGGGCCCAGTAACTTAAGAGTTAAAGGTGGTGTAGTTGGGAAGAGTAAAGACAAAGTGACTAGTCAAATTAAAAAAGCAGGGGAATCTTGTAGTGGGAAGACTAACAAATGGGCAAAAAGGGAATTACACATTGTTTGTGAGTGGGTGTTGTTGGTATCCAAAGAAAAAGATAGTGAAGAATGGGAGGTTAGAACCTACAGACACCAACATGAATGTCAACCTGCAAGGATACTAAAATTCTGCACTTACCAATTTTTATCAAATCGGTTGGTACCTCAAATTCAAAAGAATCCAAAGATACCAATTAAAGCTGTCAGATCATATTTGGAAACAGAAACTGAATTAATCATCAGTGAGCATAAAGCATATCGTGCTGTGAGAAAGGCAACAAAGATGATTCAAGGGGATTATAAATCTCAGTATGCTGAGCTCAGAGATTATGTTTGTGAATTAAAGAGAGGTAATGTTGATACTACTGTTAAGTTTGAGGTTGAGCCAGGAACCCTAAAGTCTGAAACTAGGGTTTTCAAGAGAATTTACATTTGTTTGGGACCATTGAAGAAGGGTTTTAAAGCAATAGGTAGAGATCTACTTGGGTTGGATGGTGCTTTTATGAAACAACCTGCAACTGGTTGTATTTTGAGTGCTGTAGGGGTTGATTCAAACAATGGCATATATCCTGTAGCATATGCCATTGTTGAACAAGAGTGTGGTTCATCCTGGACTTGGTTCTTAGAGTGCTTGGGTCAAGATCTTGACTTGTCTACcaattctaactttacttttatcaGTGACAGGCAAAAG GGTTTAATACAAGCTGTTACAAATGTGTTTCCTTGTGCTGAGCATAGACATTGCCTTAGACATATTCATGGGAATATGAAAGGGGATTTCAGGGGTGTTGCTTATAAGAATCACTTGTGGAGATGTGCTAGTGTAACAACAGTTCCTGAGTTTGAGCAGGCTATGCAACAATTGAAGGAGTTTGATAATGAAGCTTTTGTTTGGTTAGCTAAAATTCCTGCCCATCAGTGGGCAAGGAGTCATTTTACAGGAAGGGCTGTATCAGATGTGTTGCTCAGTAACATGTGTGAGTGTTTCAACAGATGGTTAGTTGATGCACGTGACAAACCCATTTTACAGCTTTAG